In the genome of Gadus chalcogrammus isolate NIFS_2021 chromosome 21, NIFS_Gcha_1.0, whole genome shotgun sequence, one region contains:
- the ngs gene encoding notochord granular surface isoform X2, which yields MSCSPERKSSYRRHFEGNSVATSVATSVNRIRVSSPSPTRRSARSASYSLRAASTGRRSTSDKSRMNSGSMEALCFGMSMGLGPKLDLDAATAENQAFMTTRTGERKEMVALNDRLAVYIEKVRSLETKNKLLEDDIHALRSRFLQPSGLRQLYETQLKDLTRVAEQMRVRRDQALGSKEAMAGQLDALKARYDQALEARRKTELQIEAFRPDVDKATSTRISLEKHLENLELELTFLQRVHKEEIEVLLEQLYSSASKVDLTFGLPDLSSALKQIQSQYDSIAAKNLQEMDTWYKTKFVDLNNASTKHIQSLQSLREESAGCKKDIGNKERELEALQTRNEYLEAVLRDAVVRFRKKEEDLQVRIAGLKLDLQVTKEKIALLLRDYQDLLNVKMALEIEITTYRKLIEGEDNRLSAMVHVMSLRGGGGGVAVASGSTAANGCPATPSGPPPPAHSDAGGKRGAGAAAPGANDATVEESRT from the exons ATGAGCTGCAGTCCAGAAAGGAAGTCTTCTTACCGCCGCCACTTTGAGGGCAACTCCGTGGCCACCTCCGTGGCCACTTCAGTCAATCGGATCCGAGTCTCGAGTCCATCTCCTACACGCAGATCAGCTCGGTCTGCCAGCTATTCCCTCAGAGCGGCATCGACGGGGCGCCGGTCGACCTCCGACAagtcccgcatgaacag TGGAAGTATGGAGgctctttgttttggcatgtcCATGGGACTCGGGCCCAAACTGGATTTGGACGCAGCCACCGCCGAGAACCAGGCCTTCATGACCACCCGCACGGGCGAGAGGAAGGAGATGGTGGCCCTCAACGACCGTCTGGCTGTCTACATTGAAAAG GTGCGCTCCCTGGAGACCAAGAACAAGCTGCTGGAGGATGACATCCACGCCCTGAGAAGCCGTTTCCTACAGCCCTCGGGCCTCAGGCAACTGTACGAGACCCAGCTGAAGGACCTGACCCGGGTGGCCGAGCAGATGAGAGTCCGGAGG GACCAGGCCCTGGGGTCAAAGGAGGCCATGGCAGGCCAGCTCGACGCTCTGAAGGCCAGGTACGACCAGGCCCTGGAGGCCAGGAGGAAGACAGAGCTGCAGATTGAGGCGTTCCGCCCG GATGTAGATAAAGCAACCTCAACACGCATCTCTCTGGAGAAACAtctggagaacctggagttagAGCTGACCTTTCTACAACGGGTTCACAAGGAG GAAATCGAGGTGCTTTTGGAGCAGCTCTATTCGTCGGCCTCCAAGGTCGACCTGACCTTTGGGCTTCCCGATCTTTCCTCGGCCCTCAAACAGATCCAGTCTCAGTACGACAGCATCGCTGCCAAAAACCTACAG GAAATGGACACTTGGTACAAGACAAAGTTTGTGGACCTGAATAATGCATCAACCAAACACATCCAAAGCCTCCAGAGTCTGAGAGAGGAGAGCGCAGGATGCAAGAAGGAT ATCGGTAATAAGGAGCGCGAGCTGGAAGCCCTGCAGACGAGGAATGAGTATTTAGAGGCGGTGCTCCGCGATGCAGTCGTCAGGTTcaggaagaaagaggaggacCTGCAG GTGCGGATAGCGGGTCTCAAGCTGGATCTGCAGGTCACCAAGGAGAAGATTGCTCTGCTTCTGCGTGACTACCAGGACCTGCTGAACGTCAAGATGGCCCTGGAGATTGAGATCACCACTTACAG GAAGCTGATCGAGGGCGAGGACAACCGTCTGAGCGCCATGGTCCACGTCATGtccctgagaggaggaggaggaggtgtggccGTCGCCTCCGGCTCCACCGCGGCCAACGGCTGCCCCGCCACGCCCTCCGGACCCCCACCGCCGGCGCACTCAGACGCTGGGGGGAAGAGAGGCGCCGGCGCCGCTGCCCCTGGAGCCAACGACGCGACCGTGGAGGAGAGCCGGACCTGA
- the ngs gene encoding notochord granular surface isoform X1 — MRVNCSAGSFKTLPNLRRSNDTNMSCSPERKSSYRRHFEGNSVATSVATSVNRIRVSSPSPTRRSARSASYSLRAASTGRRSTSDKSRMNSGSMEALCFGMSMGLGPKLDLDAATAENQAFMTTRTGERKEMVALNDRLAVYIEKVRSLETKNKLLEDDIHALRSRFLQPSGLRQLYETQLKDLTRVAEQMRVRRDQALGSKEAMAGQLDALKARYDQALEARRKTELQIEAFRPDVDKATSTRISLEKHLENLELELTFLQRVHKEEIEVLLEQLYSSASKVDLTFGLPDLSSALKQIQSQYDSIAAKNLQEMDTWYKTKFVDLNNASTKHIQSLQSLREESAGCKKDIGNKERELEALQTRNEYLEAVLRDAVVRFRKKEEDLQVRIAGLKLDLQVTKEKIALLLRDYQDLLNVKMALEIEITTYRKLIEGEDNRLSAMVHVMSLRGGGGGVAVASGSTAANGCPATPSGPPPPAHSDAGGKRGAGAAAPGANDATVEESRT; from the exons ATGAGGGTAAACTGTTCTGCAGGGAGTTTCAAAACCCTTCCAAACCTAAGAAGATCAAACGATACCAACATGAGCTGCAGTCCAGAAAGGAAGTCTTCTTACCGCCGCCACTTTGAGGGCAACTCCGTGGCCACCTCCGTGGCCACTTCAGTCAATCGGATCCGAGTCTCGAGTCCATCTCCTACACGCAGATCAGCTCGGTCTGCCAGCTATTCCCTCAGAGCGGCATCGACGGGGCGCCGGTCGACCTCCGACAagtcccgcatgaacag TGGAAGTATGGAGgctctttgttttggcatgtcCATGGGACTCGGGCCCAAACTGGATTTGGACGCAGCCACCGCCGAGAACCAGGCCTTCATGACCACCCGCACGGGCGAGAGGAAGGAGATGGTGGCCCTCAACGACCGTCTGGCTGTCTACATTGAAAAG GTGCGCTCCCTGGAGACCAAGAACAAGCTGCTGGAGGATGACATCCACGCCCTGAGAAGCCGTTTCCTACAGCCCTCGGGCCTCAGGCAACTGTACGAGACCCAGCTGAAGGACCTGACCCGGGTGGCCGAGCAGATGAGAGTCCGGAGG GACCAGGCCCTGGGGTCAAAGGAGGCCATGGCAGGCCAGCTCGACGCTCTGAAGGCCAGGTACGACCAGGCCCTGGAGGCCAGGAGGAAGACAGAGCTGCAGATTGAGGCGTTCCGCCCG GATGTAGATAAAGCAACCTCAACACGCATCTCTCTGGAGAAACAtctggagaacctggagttagAGCTGACCTTTCTACAACGGGTTCACAAGGAG GAAATCGAGGTGCTTTTGGAGCAGCTCTATTCGTCGGCCTCCAAGGTCGACCTGACCTTTGGGCTTCCCGATCTTTCCTCGGCCCTCAAACAGATCCAGTCTCAGTACGACAGCATCGCTGCCAAAAACCTACAG GAAATGGACACTTGGTACAAGACAAAGTTTGTGGACCTGAATAATGCATCAACCAAACACATCCAAAGCCTCCAGAGTCTGAGAGAGGAGAGCGCAGGATGCAAGAAGGAT ATCGGTAATAAGGAGCGCGAGCTGGAAGCCCTGCAGACGAGGAATGAGTATTTAGAGGCGGTGCTCCGCGATGCAGTCGTCAGGTTcaggaagaaagaggaggacCTGCAG GTGCGGATAGCGGGTCTCAAGCTGGATCTGCAGGTCACCAAGGAGAAGATTGCTCTGCTTCTGCGTGACTACCAGGACCTGCTGAACGTCAAGATGGCCCTGGAGATTGAGATCACCACTTACAG GAAGCTGATCGAGGGCGAGGACAACCGTCTGAGCGCCATGGTCCACGTCATGtccctgagaggaggaggaggaggtgtggccGTCGCCTCCGGCTCCACCGCGGCCAACGGCTGCCCCGCCACGCCCTCCGGACCCCCACCGCCGGCGCACTCAGACGCTGGGGGGAAGAGAGGCGCCGGCGCCGCTGCCCCTGGAGCCAACGACGCGACCGTGGAGGAGAGCCGGACCTGA
- the ccnc gene encoding cyclin-C — translation MAGNFWQSSHYLQWVLDKQDLMKERQKDLKFLTEEEYWKLQIFFANVIQALGEHLKLRQQVIATATVYFKRFYARYSLKSIDPVLMAPTCVFLASKVEEFGVVSNTRLISAATSVLKTRFSYAFPKEFPYRMNHILECEFYLLELMDCCLIVYHPYRPLLQYVQDMGQEDMLLPLAWRIVNDTYRTDLCLLYPPFMIALACLNVACVVQQKDARQWFAELSVDMDKILEIIRVILKLYDQWKNFDDRKEMAVVLNKMPKPKPPPNSENDQSSNGSQSNSYGQS, via the exons ATGGCAGGGAATTTCTGGCAAAGCTCACACTA tttGCAATGGGTTCTGGACAAGCAGGACCTGATGAAGGAGCGACAAAAGGACCTCAAGTTTCTCACAGAAGAGGAGTACTGGAAGCTGCAGATATTCTTTGCCAATG TCATCCAGGCACTGGGAGAACACCTGAAGTTAAGGCAGCAGGTTATCGCTACAGCAACGGTGTACTTTAAACGCTTTTATGCCAG ATATTCCCTGAAGAGTATAGATCCAGTGCTAATGGCCCCTACTTGTGTTTTTCTAGCCTCTAAAGTTGAG GAATTTGGAGTTGTTTCCAACACTAGGTTGATCAGTGCTGCAACATCAGTAT TGAAAACCCGGTTTTCCTATGCCTTTCCCAAGGAGTTCCCATACAGAATGAATCAT ATATTGGAGTGCGAGTTCTACCTACTGGAGTTGATG GACTGCTGCCTCATCGTGTACCACCCCTACAGACCCCTCCTGCAGTATGTACAGGACATGGGGCAGGAGGACATGCTGTTGCCTCTGGCCTG GCGAATAGTGAACGACACATACAGGACAGACCTGTGTCTCCTCTATCCACCCTTCATGATTGCACTAg CCTGCCTGAATGTTGCCTGTGTGGTACAGCAGAAGGATGCCAGACAGTGGTTTGCTGAGCTCTCGGTCGACATGGACAAG ATCCTTGAGATCATCCGCGTGATCCTGAAGCTGTACGACCAGTGGAAGAACTTTGACGACCGCAAGGAGATGGCCGTGGTTCTCAACAAGATGCCCAAACCC